One window from the genome of Podospora pseudocomata strain CBS 415.72m chromosome 6, whole genome shotgun sequence encodes:
- a CDS encoding hypothetical protein (COG:S; EggNog:ENOG503PNKH), producing MSGYYHMPLQGQHDQQHAEPSAFRPSRAEDWEPYRDIIAHLYNTMKLKDVMTEMQMTYNFKATEKQYKTQLKKWNLDTKYIKASEYMAMLQIMREREAQDPSKQTRFILRGRPVDPKDIARFEKRHQKKGTLKEGELAELQEPVEDLIYHTPSPEPTGYAYTATSDYGSTSSYATTSAYDTSSQYAYSYGM from the exons atgtcTGGATACTACCACATGCCACTCCAGGGCCAGCATGACCAGCAACATGCTGAGCCGTCTGCCTTTCGACCTTCCCGAGCAGAGGACTGGGAACCATACCGAGACATCATTGCACATCTCTACAACACGATGAAGCTCAAGGATGTCATGACCGAGATGCAAATGACATACAACTTCAAAGCAAC TGAGAAGCAGTACAAGACTCAGTTGAAGAAGTGGAACCTTGATACCAAGTACATCAAGGCATCCGAGTACATGGCCATGCTTCAGATCATGCGTGAGCGGGAAGCCCAGGACCCATCCAAGCAGACACGCTTCATTCTTCGCGGGAGACCAGTAGATCCCAAGGATATTGCTCGGTTTGAGAAGCGGCATCAGAAGAAAGGGACACTGAAGGAAGGGGAGCTGGCAGAGCTTCAGG AACCTGTCGAGGACCTCATCTATCACACTCCTTCTCCTGAGCCAACAGGATATGCATACACTGCAACCTCCGACTACGGGTCAACCTCTTCGTATGCAACCACTTCCGCATACGACACTTCCTCGCAATACGCCTATAGCTACGGCATGTGA
- a CDS encoding hypothetical protein (EggNog:ENOG503P102; COG:G): protein MAGFAVTCVALWTAICAMEDSRKALRLAEWTAKKEFLEFCQTSNFKQTSCQTVKTASLDPPPTPWIISRMYRREIGVSVGYSQDFGAVLAGFPFTILWWAIFSRKVRRIIQHRYLSHHPRKSRELGLLAESMKMERPRQESHSILPPEERSPVPPPISFGTGMAADFDFSSPLSAPHLDLGLSTELERYSRAEAARRKRLRTAQSPAEYQFDEAIHSVYPVDVTGFIEQELKSDLDTHNLAFCWKCEPQHIDQDGKLIKPDLAEDFLWLSIFAKSCRNALTDWMKLRCIAGSVRSMDQIRLGNLQPLVLKGYFQNRCGLSCYGCGDELPAMVKEDGRVEFPGGINLRKRRPYLLSKRHLEEVAE, encoded by the exons ATGGCCGGTTTTGCTGTGACCTGCGTGGCACTATGGACGGCGATTTGTGCGATGGAGGATAGCCGAAAGGCTTTAAGGTTGGCTGAGTGGACGGCGAAGAAAGAGTTCTTGGAGTTCTGCCAGACA AGCAATTTCAAGCAGACCAGTTGCCAGACTGTCAAGACGGCTTCTCTCGATCCGCCACCAACGCCGTGGATTATTTCGCGCATGTATCGACGAGAAATTGGTGTCAGCGTAGGGTACTCCCAGGATTTCGGCGCGGTACTTGCTGGCTTTCCCTTCACTATTCTTTGGTGGGCAATATTCAGCAGAAAGGTGCGGAGGATCATACAGCATCGAtatctctcccaccaccctagGAAAAGCCGGGAACTTGGGTTACTCGCCGAGAGTATGAAAATGGAGAGGCCACGACAGGAGTCTCATTCCATTCTTCCACCGGAAGAAAGGTCACCTGTTCCCCCGCCAATATCTTTTGGTACCGGAATGGCTGCCGATTTCGATTTCAGCTCTCCCTTATCAGCGCCGCACTTGGACTTGGGATTGTCGACAGAACTGGAAAGATATTCGAGAGCGGAAGCAGCCAGGCGCAAGAGATTGAGAACCGCGCAATCTCCAGCCGAGTATCAATTTGACGAGGCAATACACTCGGTGTACCCCGTGGACGTGACGGGATTTATTGAACAAGAGCTAAAGAGCGATTTGGACACTCATAATCTGGCCTTTTGCTGGAAGTGCGAGCCGCAACACATTGACCAAGATGGGAAGCTAATAAAACCAGATCTGGCTGAAGACTT CCTGTGGTTGTCAATCTTCGCCAAGTCATGCAGGAATGCTTTGACGGATTGGATGAAATTGAGGTGTATTGCTGGGAGTGTGAGGTCAATGGACCAAATTCGTCTCGGAAATTTGCAGCCACTGGTTCTGAAAGGATATTTTCAAAACAGGTGCGGGCTTTCATGTTATGGGTGTGGCGATGAGCTTCCGGCAatggtgaaggaggatggAAGGGTGGAATTCCCAGGCGGGATCAACTTGCGCAAAAGGCGACCGTACTTGCTCTCGAAACGACATCTTGAGGAAGTGGCCGAATAG